In the Methanothermobacter sp. K4 genome, CCGGTGCTGTCTTTGTAACCGATTCATCCCATGCTATTATAACGGCACCTGCAGCGGCACATACAAAAAGCGGGCTTGTGGTGAGCAGTTATACTCCAGAGAAGTCCGTCCTCAAGTATGTTAATGGGATGGACACAGTTGTTGTTGGTGACGTTAAGGTTAATGGAACCCGTATCCCTGCAAGGACATCATCCCTTGCACGTTACTGGAGCAGGAGCAACGTTGTTGTCCTTGGAACGGGGTCAGATATCTCAGCAGCCTATGCTGCAATAAAAAATGATGCCCCCCTCCTTATAAGTGGAAAAACGTTGCCATCAGCCACCAGAACAGAAATAAAGCGTTTGAAGCCCAAGAAGATAATCATATGTGCCCCTTCATCAGCAATACCCTCATCATCACTGAAGGGCCTTGGCATACCCTACCAGAGGGTGTGGTATGGTAGTGACTCGGCCACACTGAGAGCCCTTCAGCCAAAATCAGGGACCAGTGTTATGGCACCCAGGTCACTTCTCCCAGTGGCAATGACACTCTGGAGATCAGCTGTATTCTCCACATCCACGTCAGTTAGAGTCAATGGAACGGTTCTCTGGTCATCATGTTATCCAACCACATCTGTTATAATGAACCGCTACGCTGCAGGTGCGCCGGAGACCATATACATAAGCTCAGACAGGTTGAATGGTGTTAATGGAAGAACACTCATGGAATCCATAAAGGCGGAGATAGCCGGTTCAGCCAGGGTTATAATAGATGAGAGGTCACCGGCGCCTGGGGAAGCCGACCGTGCGATTAAGAATGCTCCCCCAGGGTCCCTTGCCGTTTACATAGCAGCTGCATGTCCAGGGACAATGTACAGTACCATTTCAGGGATAAAATCAGGTTACCTCAGATCATACGCCTCCCGACTCGACGGGGTGGCCTATGTGAACTACGGTAGCCTCAACCTTGAGAAGACCAGTTACCTATCAAGGGCCTGGGATGATAACTTCTCAAATGTCTACTTTGCAGGGATCAGTAAACCCTCAGAGTACCTCAAAAATGCTGGTATTCTCCTCCTGGAACCAAAGGTTTTACCCCAGAGCCAGCAGGTCCACTTCACAGCAATGAATCTCATCGACTACGCCTACTCTGCAGATGGCGAGCACCTGAGGACAGTGAATTCATCAGTTTACATCGCAAAGCATGAGATCGATCCAACCACACTCTCAGCAGATGCCCGTCGCATAGTCAATGGTAATACAACCGTAATGACCCGGGAGGAGTGGGTCTACCTTGCATCCCAGTACATAGCGGGGCTTCCCATCAGAAAGAACACGACTGCGATATCAGACGCCAGTTCATCGAGCAACACCTACACAGGGACACTCACAAGGGCCGAGTACCGTGACGCTGCAAGGAGGGTCTATGAATTCACAAGGACCAACAGGAGGCTTCCATCCTACGTCTCGGTGGGTGATAAGAAGCTTGGAAGGGACGAGTACACACTTATGTTTGCACAGATAATCCAGAACCATACAGATAAGAGTAAGATGGTTTTTCCATCATCCGTTAAAGTGGGTGAGAGCCTCGTCGACACTGTAGTCCAGTTCATAAAGGACCTCATAACATAGATGTGTCAAAAATCTCTTTTTTTTAATATACCCTCTTCATCTCTTAACTTGATATGTTTTTTCTGCAAAAAACGAATACAGATAATGTTCCATTAAAAAGGAAAGAATAGGTTATTCCCTAGATGCCTTTGTACTAAGACTTCGGCTCTGGGAGTTCCACGATAAATTACCTCTTTCAGAAGCCCCTGAGCACCCGATATTCCCTGCATATGGTGACATCATCAGATGATGCCGTTGTACTTCAGGAAGGCTATCATCTGGGTGTAGGATTTTGTAACACTCCCCGATGCAACCGAACCATGGGGGGATCTGACCTCAGCTGTAACTGCGGGGATACCTGCAAGGTTGCAGACATCCTCAAGGGCTCCTGGATAATCCTTACCTGCCACCTGTGATGGTATGAGGGCTGATCCGCTGTAGCGGCTCATATATGATGCCATCCTGTAGCTCTCATAGGTGGGTATCCTTGTGCAGAGAATCGATGTTTTCCCCGGCACTCCACCTGGCCTTGTTGAGTGGAAGTCTCCCACGGCAACCACACCCCTTGAAGCAGCCAGCTGAACTATCCTGTTTGACGGTGTGCCCCTCACATTTGCAATGCTGTTGGGGTTCTTACCATTCCAGTACCTGGAACTCCTGGCAGTGGATGATGGTATGAGGAACGGTACAACGTAGACCGTCCCGTTTATCCTTTTACCTGAAAGATAGTTTATGAGTTTAACAGCGGCAATTGAAGCTGGAAGTTCATTTCCATGGACACCTGCAACTATTATAACCTTTCTGCCACCATTTCCAAATGTGAACATTGGCGTACCCTTTTTTGCAGCCTGAAAAACCTCTGATGTTACCTGTGTGTGAGGGGAGTAGTTCCTGATGTAATAGTTCTTTGACACATCCCCCCCGGTACCGCTATAGATGATCTCAGTCTTAAGTGCCAAAGCCACTGGTAAAGATGAAAGTATGAATGCTACTGTAAGGAAAATAGCTAAAAATTTCAATGGCAATCTCATAATTCTCACCTTTTTATCTACGTATCCATATTGTCTTTGGTTTAGATATAAACTTAGTCAAGGCAACACGTTTCCACCTTTTGCTTTTCATATAAAGAAAAAACAGCAGAACATCTGCTTCTAAAGACTCAGATACTGGATGCGCATGTTAAATACTCGAAGGGAAATTTTATAAAGAGGCCAGGTGTCTTGCAAGGCGCCTTGCAAGTGCCATGAGGGTGAGGATCGGCGGGGCCCCTGGTGCCTCAGGCAGGACACTGGCATCAGCCACAAAGAGACCATGAATGGATGTTTCAAGGTTTCTGTCCACAACATCCCCTATGGCTGCTGTACCCCCTGGGTGGGCTCCACGGGGGCGTGTGGACCTCAGAGTACCTGCCCTCACACCCGCCTCAGATAGAACCGCCCCTGCAAGGGCAGAACCCTCAGCGAGATACCTCACATCCCTCTGGGTGTGGTGCTTCACAACCCTATCAGCCTCCACACGGCCGCAGGCCTCATCCCTTATCTTGACCATGAGCCCCAGGACATCACCCCTGTTACCCTCAGGAAATAGAAGGGTTGAGAAGTGGGGTGAAAGTATGAAGCCGTCCATCTCAATGAGAGCATTCATCTGGACCTCATCACAGAATCCAATCCCATCGATTATGCCCCCCACAGTAACGAAGGTGTCCATGAAGAACCTCCTGCCTGCATCAATACCTGCCCTCATGAGGATTCTGGGGGTCTCAACTGCCCCTGCTGCCAGGACAACTGTTTCATCATGGAAACTGCCTGCTGATGTTTCAAGACCCTTAACCTTCCCCCCCTCCAGAATCAGATCACCTGCCTCTGTCTCCTCAACCAGCACCGCACCATGTTCAATGGCCTCATCCATGAATTCCTTTGCAGACCATTTGGCACTCCTCGGGCAGCCAAAGGAGCATTTACCGCAGGGCCTGCATTTTTCGGGTCTTATGAACTTTGGCATCCTCCTGATTTTAAGTCCAAGGGACTCCGCCGCATCCATGAGGAGTGCTGTCCCCCTCCCTAGGTGTGTATCGGGGAGTTCCCGCACATCAAGTTCCCTCTCAATGGCATCGAGATCGGCTGTTATATCAACACCATACTCCTTCAGCGTGTCCTCAAGGACCCTAACGGCGTTACCTGCTGCTACAAGAGTTGATCCACCAACGCAGCTTGTTTTGAGGATGTCAGGGTCATCTGAACTCTCATCGTAGCACAGAAATGCATCCCTGTCCTGCACGTAGGGACCCCTTTCTATTACGGTAACATCAAATCCCCCCACTGCAAGTTCCCTTGCAAGGGTTGCCCCTGAGGCCCCTGAACCGACTATGAGAACCATCAATTCACCTGTTCTTCAGGATCTGAAAACCGGATCTGGTTTCATTCAAATAGCATTATTGCCCTTGTAGGGCATGAGTTCACACAGAAGCTGCATCCTATGCACTTCTGGTCGTCAATTTTGATCTCCCAGTCATCCTCGATGCATATTGCGCTTACAGGACAGAGTGAGACGCAGGCCCCACAGTCCACGCACTTCTCCCTGTCCTTTTTTACCACCCTCATTGCAGGGTGAACCTCAATTCCAGAGTCCTCCATGAACTCTATTCCCTTCTTCTCCTCGGGACCGCTTATTTCAACGAGCATCTTACCCCCCCGGGGGGTGATGTTGGCACGGAGTATGTTGAAGTCAATGTCGTACCTCTTTATTGCCTCTGAGATTATGGATTTGTTAACGATATTAGGTGAGAATTTAAGCCAGGCCTTCATATTGACTCTCCCCTATTCTCCAGTTTTCCTATCAGCCTTGAAATATCCTCTGCTGTGATTATACCCTTCACCCGGTTTTCCTCATCCACTATAGGTAAACCAGATATGTTATATTTATCTATGCGTCTTGCAACAACATCAACGGGTTCATTTTCCCTTGCTACGATTACTCTGCGGGTCATTACATCCTTAAGGCTTCTCTTACCCCTTGCAACTGCATCTGCGATGTCCCATGATGTCACAATACCCCTGAGGATGCCCTGGCTGTCAACCACCGGTATATGGTTTATGTTGTTGTCAACCATCTTCCTCGCCACCTCCCTGAGGTCGTCATCCTCATGGGTTATTATGACAGGTTTGCTCTCGAGTTCCCTCACCATTATTGAGGGTCTCCTTATTTCCAGTGGCTTTGTGGAATGGCCCCTTGATGGTAGGGGTTTAATGGGTTCTGTGAGGAGGAAATCTCCCCTTTCAATCCATGATTTCAGTTCCACTGCAATCTCCGTCGCCTTTTTAAGTGATGAGAGTGGAGATGTTGGGACCTCAACACCATTTATTTCGATTTTACCTGATTTGAGCTCCTTATAGTTTGTTTCCATGACAACCGGTCTTGATCTTCTTGGAACACCGTAATCTATCACTCTGCACACTATTTCCTCATCGGATATTCCTGTTGCCGCCGCTATATCCTCATTGAGCACTGGTATGGGTATCCCCGCCCCAACATAGAGTGTGGGACCGTACCTTGGCATGGTCGCCCCCCTCACATACTCAGGGTCCATCTCCTTCATGTCCCCCCTGACCATGAGGGTCCCTGCAGCTGAAACAGGAACCCCGTTTCTCCTATCCACATCTGTCGAGTGCTGTGTACCCTCCCCGATTATATAGCCCTCTGCACCGCAGAGGAATATCTTTGTACCCACACCTATCGTCTGGAAGTGGGGGTCGTTGAGGAGGGGGCTGAGTTCCCCGGCACTTGAATATGTAACATTACCGTAATTTGGGAGGAGTGTTCCCATGTAGGTGTAGAGGGTCTCCTGTGTTGAATTGACGGCAACTGCATAGTTCTGGTAGCAGTTCCTGGGGTTCACCATTACCGCCTGGTTTATTGTCTCCAGGCTTATGAGGGTCTCCACGCTCTTCAATGGGTAGCAATCCGTACCGTAGGCCTCTGCAACCAGTTCTATCTCCTTTCCCCTTATGAGGTCCTCTATGACATGTGAACCTCCATAGCTGAGGCCTATCTCAGGGTCCCTGTTTGGCTGTGTTGCCCCTATGTAGGCGTCAACAGCTGCAAGCCCTGAATATGCCTCCACACCATTCAGGTACGTCTTCGACATCTTTATCGGTGGATCAGAGTGTCCAAAGTTGAGAAAAGCACCTGATGAACACATAGCACCAAATGTACCTGTTGTAACAACATCAACTTCCCTTGCAGCATCTCCTGGTCCGGTTTCAGCCACAATTGCTGTCATCTCAGCTGCAGTTACGACGACAGCATCCCCATCCCTGATCTTCTGGTTTATTTCCTCAATTGTTTTCAATATACCACATCCGGTGCCATCGGTAAAATGAACTGATTAGTTGGTATATGGGTGTTCATTTAAATAATTTATCTAACCCACTGAATCCTCCCGATCTAAAGATTTACCTACTGCAATGGCATTCTATAAACTCAATCATATACCATCCAACTAAACATGCAAAAGAATCATAAGGCCCCACCAACAGATAAACCTAAAGAAACTTCTTGAAGGCTGATGGGAAATGGATATCGATATGGATCATCTGGAGAGGGTAATCAGCGGTATAGCTGAAAAGGTGGAATACGCGGACATAAGGGCAGGGACCTCATCTTCAGGTTCAATTATACTCAAGGACGGCAATGTACAGGAGGTCAAGTCAGGACAGGCTGCAGGGTTCAGGATAAGGGTGCTTAAAAATGGTTCATGGGGATTCGCCTTCACCGATGAACCAGAAGAGCTTGAGGGGATGGCCCTTCGTGCAGTTAAGATGGCTGAATCTCTCAGGGGGGATGTTGAGGTTGGTTCACTGCGGCCCCAACACGATAGGACATCAGTTAAATCATCAAGGGCCCCCTCAGATGTTCCGGCAGATGAGAAAAGGGAGCTTGTATTTGAGACTCACCATGCGGCATCGGTTGACGGGGTTGTGAGCACCACCGTGAGCTACGTTGATATGGAGAGTTCAACCGTTTT is a window encoding:
- a CDS encoding pseudomurein-binding repeat-containing protein, which produces MREIKASALFIIFLFLVSPAAGAVFVTDSSHAIITAPAAAHTKSGLVVSSYTPEKSVLKYVNGMDTVVVGDVKVNGTRIPARTSSLARYWSRSNVVVLGTGSDISAAYAAIKNDAPLLISGKTLPSATRTEIKRLKPKKIIICAPSSAIPSSSLKGLGIPYQRVWYGSDSATLRALQPKSGTSVMAPRSLLPVAMTLWRSAVFSTSTSVRVNGTVLWSSCYPTTSVIMNRYAAGAPETIYISSDRLNGVNGRTLMESIKAEIAGSARVIIDERSPAPGEADRAIKNAPPGSLAVYIAAACPGTMYSTISGIKSGYLRSYASRLDGVAYVNYGSLNLEKTSYLSRAWDDNFSNVYFAGISKPSEYLKNAGILLLEPKVLPQSQQVHFTAMNLIDYAYSADGEHLRTVNSSVYIAKHEIDPTTLSADARRIVNGNTTVMTREEWVYLASQYIAGLPIRKNTTAISDASSSSNTYTGTLTRAEYRDAARRVYEFTRTNRRLPSYVSVGDKKLGRDEYTLMFAQIIQNHTDKSKMVFPSSVKVGESLVDTVVQFIKDLIT
- a CDS encoding succinylglutamate desuccinylase/aspartoacylase family protein: MSKNYYIRNYSPHTQVTSEVFQAAKKGTPMFTFGNGGRKVIIVAGVHGNELPASIAAVKLINYLSGKRINGTVYVVPFLIPSSTARSSRYWNGKNPNSIANVRGTPSNRIVQLAASRGVVAVGDFHSTRPGGVPGKTSILCTRIPTYESYRMASYMSRYSGSALIPSQVAGKDYPGALEDVCNLAGIPAVTAEVRSPHGSVASGSVTKSYTQMIAFLKYNGII
- a CDS encoding GMC family oxidoreductase N-terminal domain-containing protein codes for the protein MVLIVGSGASGATLARELAVGGFDVTVIERGPYVQDRDAFLCYDESSDDPDILKTSCVGGSTLVAAGNAVRVLEDTLKEYGVDITADLDAIERELDVRELPDTHLGRGTALLMDAAESLGLKIRRMPKFIRPEKCRPCGKCSFGCPRSAKWSAKEFMDEAIEHGAVLVEETEAGDLILEGGKVKGLETSAGSFHDETVVLAAGAVETPRILMRAGIDAGRRFFMDTFVTVGGIIDGIGFCDEVQMNALIEMDGFILSPHFSTLLFPEGNRGDVLGLMVKIRDEACGRVEADRVVKHHTQRDVRYLAEGSALAGAVLSEAGVRAGTLRSTRPRGAHPGGTAAIGDVVDRNLETSIHGLFVADASVLPEAPGAPPILTLMALARRLARHLASL
- a CDS encoding 4Fe-4S binding protein gives rise to the protein MKAWLKFSPNIVNKSIISEAIKRYDIDFNILRANITPRGGKMLVEISGPEEKKGIEFMEDSGIEVHPAMRVVKKDREKCVDCGACVSLCPVSAICIEDDWEIKIDDQKCIGCSFCVNSCPTRAIMLFE
- a CDS encoding homocysteine biosynthesis protein translates to MKTIEEINQKIRDGDAVVVTAAEMTAIVAETGPGDAAREVDVVTTGTFGAMCSSGAFLNFGHSDPPIKMSKTYLNGVEAYSGLAAVDAYIGATQPNRDPEIGLSYGGSHVIEDLIRGKEIELVAEAYGTDCYPLKSVETLISLETINQAVMVNPRNCYQNYAVAVNSTQETLYTYMGTLLPNYGNVTYSSAGELSPLLNDPHFQTIGVGTKIFLCGAEGYIIGEGTQHSTDVDRRNGVPVSAAGTLMVRGDMKEMDPEYVRGATMPRYGPTLYVGAGIPIPVLNEDIAAATGISDEEIVCRVIDYGVPRRSRPVVMETNYKELKSGKIEINGVEVPTSPLSSLKKATEIAVELKSWIERGDFLLTEPIKPLPSRGHSTKPLEIRRPSIMVRELESKPVIITHEDDDLREVARKMVDNNINHIPVVDSQGILRGIVTSWDIADAVARGKRSLKDVMTRRVIVARENEPVDVVARRIDKYNISGLPIVDEENRVKGIITAEDISRLIGKLENRGESI